Proteins encoded together in one Thermomonospora curvata DSM 43183 window:
- a CDS encoding response regulator transcription factor, with protein MTSVLLAEDDTSISEPLARALRREGYTVEVSPDGPQALERALGGGVDLIVLDLGLPELDGLEVARRVRSEGHGVPILILTARADEVDTVVGLDAGADDYVTKPFRLAELLARVRALLRRGSTETPIVQGVRIDAESRRAWMGDQELQLTTKEFDLLRVLVRDAGKVVTREQIMREVWDTNWWGSTKTLDMHISWLRRKLGDDAANPRYITTVRGVGFRFERGD; from the coding sequence ATGACGTCTGTACTGCTCGCTGAGGACGACACCTCCATCTCCGAGCCTCTCGCCCGCGCACTGCGGCGCGAGGGGTACACCGTTGAAGTCAGCCCCGACGGCCCCCAGGCGCTCGAAAGGGCGCTGGGCGGCGGGGTCGACCTCATCGTGCTCGACCTCGGGCTCCCCGAGCTCGACGGGCTGGAAGTGGCACGTCGGGTGCGCTCGGAAGGACACGGCGTGCCCATCCTGATCCTGACCGCCCGGGCCGACGAAGTGGACACCGTCGTCGGGCTTGACGCGGGCGCCGACGACTACGTCACCAAACCGTTCCGGCTGGCCGAACTGCTGGCCCGGGTGCGCGCCCTGCTGCGGCGGGGCAGCACCGAGACCCCGATCGTGCAAGGGGTGCGGATCGACGCCGAGTCGCGCCGCGCCTGGATGGGCGATCAGGAGCTCCAGCTCACCACCAAGGAGTTCGACCTGCTGCGGGTGCTGGTCCGGGACGCCGGCAAGGTCGTCACCAGAGAACAGATCATGCGGGAGGTGTGGGACACCAACTGGTGGGGTTCCACCAAGACCCTGGACATGCACATCTCGTGGCTGCGCCGCAAGCTGGGCGACGACGCCGCCAACCCGCGCTACATCACCACCGTGCGAGGCGTCGGGTTCCGCTTCGAGCGCGGTGACTGA
- a CDS encoding glycogen debranching protein — protein MGDLWPGQAYPLGARFDGAGTNFAVFSEAAERVELCLFDDAFDDTAPQGGETRITLPEVDGFVWHGYLPGVMPGRRYGFRVHGPYEPERGLRCNPSKLLLDPYALAIEGRVDWHQACFGHAFGDPWSRNDLDSAPHTMRSVVVNPYFDWGDDRPPRTPHCETVIYRAHVKGLTIAHPDIPPRIRGTYAGLGHPVMTEYLRELGVTAVELMPVHQFVRGDPPARRRPRTGRGGGPIGFFAPHNEYSASGGRGEQVLEFKSMVKSLHEAGIEVILDVAYSHTAEGDHLGPTLSFKGLDNPSYYRLSDDDPRYYAGAAGNGFLMRSPHVLQMIMDSLRYWVTEMHVDGFRFALTAAPGEAGHLSAFFDLVQQDPVVSRVKLIAAPPGAGEDGRRAGGLPPLWAEWNVRYRDTVRGYWRGRPGTVLDLASRLAGSPDLYAGDGRRPSASINFVTGHDGFAPGDRARRGGRSRKRGRAEPAGAPALRERHERNLLATLFLSQGVPLLFQGDELGGACRRDGEDARVDWRRLREDRRLPDFVRELTRLRAAHPIFRRRRFARGRPLAGTAASPHGDIGWFTPDGREMTERDWRAPRAKALQVFLNGEAIGEAGRHGRRIRDESFLLIFNAHPGELCFTLPPEHYGASWRKVLDTADARPAEDDAVVVKAGDVLPVAGCAIQVLRRI, from the coding sequence GTGGGTGATCTCTGGCCGGGGCAGGCGTATCCCCTGGGAGCCCGCTTCGACGGGGCGGGAACCAACTTCGCGGTGTTCTCCGAGGCGGCCGAACGGGTGGAGCTGTGCCTGTTCGACGACGCCTTCGACGACACCGCACCGCAGGGCGGGGAGACCCGCATCACCCTGCCGGAAGTGGACGGCTTCGTCTGGCACGGCTACTTACCGGGCGTCATGCCCGGCCGGCGCTACGGCTTCCGGGTGCACGGCCCGTATGAGCCGGAGCGGGGACTGCGCTGCAACCCCAGCAAGCTGCTGCTGGACCCCTACGCCCTGGCGATCGAAGGGCGGGTGGACTGGCACCAGGCGTGCTTCGGCCACGCCTTCGGCGACCCCTGGTCGCGCAACGACCTGGACTCCGCCCCCCACACCATGCGCTCGGTGGTGGTCAACCCCTACTTCGACTGGGGGGACGACCGCCCGCCGCGCACCCCCCACTGCGAGACGGTGATCTACAGGGCCCATGTGAAAGGCCTGACGATCGCCCACCCCGACATCCCGCCGCGGATACGCGGCACCTACGCCGGGCTGGGCCACCCGGTGATGACCGAGTACCTGCGCGAGCTGGGCGTCACCGCGGTGGAGCTGATGCCGGTGCACCAGTTCGTCCGCGGTGACCCGCCGGCGCGGCGGCGCCCGCGCACCGGCCGGGGCGGCGGCCCCATCGGCTTCTTCGCCCCGCACAACGAGTACTCCGCCTCCGGCGGCCGGGGCGAGCAGGTCCTGGAGTTCAAGTCGATGGTCAAGTCCCTGCACGAGGCGGGCATCGAGGTCATCTTGGACGTGGCCTACAGTCACACCGCCGAAGGCGACCACCTGGGGCCGACCCTGTCGTTCAAAGGCCTGGACAACCCCTCCTACTACCGACTGTCGGACGACGACCCGCGCTACTACGCGGGCGCCGCCGGCAACGGCTTCCTGATGCGCTCCCCCCACGTCCTGCAGATGATCATGGACTCGCTGCGGTACTGGGTCACCGAGATGCACGTGGACGGCTTCCGCTTCGCCCTGACCGCCGCGCCGGGCGAGGCCGGCCACCTGAGCGCCTTCTTCGACCTGGTGCAGCAGGACCCGGTGGTCTCCCGGGTCAAGCTGATCGCCGCGCCGCCCGGTGCGGGCGAAGACGGCCGCCGGGCGGGAGGCCTGCCGCCGCTGTGGGCCGAGTGGAACGTCCGCTACCGCGACACCGTGCGCGGCTACTGGCGCGGCCGGCCGGGCACCGTGCTCGACCTCGCCTCCCGGCTGGCCGGCTCCCCGGACTTGTACGCCGGCGACGGCCGCCGTCCCAGCGCCTCGATCAACTTCGTGACCGGCCACGACGGCTTCGCCCCAGGCGACCGGGCGCGTCGCGGCGGCCGTTCCCGAAAACGCGGCCGCGCGGAGCCCGCCGGCGCTCCGGCCCTGCGCGAACGCCACGAACGCAACCTGCTGGCCACGTTGTTCCTGTCGCAAGGGGTGCCGCTGCTCTTCCAGGGGGACGAGCTGGGCGGCGCCTGCCGCCGGGACGGCGAGGACGCCCGGGTGGACTGGCGGCGGCTGCGCGAGGACCGCCGGCTGCCGGACTTCGTGCGCGAGCTGACCCGGCTGCGCGCGGCGCACCCGATCTTCCGGCGGCGCCGCTTCGCACGGGGGCGGCCGCTCGCCGGGACGGCCGCCTCACCCCACGGCGACATCGGCTGGTTCACCCCCGACGGCCGGGAGATGACCGAACGCGACTGGCGCGCGCCGCGCGCCAAGGCCCTGCAGGTCTTCTTGAACGGGGAGGCGATCGGCGAAGCGGGCCGGCACGGCCGGCGCATCCGGGACGAGTCGTTCCTGCTGATCTTCAACGCTCACCCCGGTGAGCTGTGCTTCACGCTGCCGCCCGAACACTACGGCGCCTCCTGGAGAAAGGTTCTGGACACCGCCGACGCCCGGCCGGCCGAAGACGACGCGGTCGTCGTCAAAGCCGGTGACGTGCTGCCGGTGGCCGGGTGCGCGATCCAGGTGCTGCGCCGCATCTGA
- a CDS encoding (2Fe-2S)-binding protein translates to MRLPRRLCAPAPFWEVPDRMYVCICNEVTEDDVHNCMAAGAGTVREVKAACGMKPGCGVCTRRLYAMVRENRAATPVQAVDDLPPVEEAPADPFAPTPMAPLQGVQVPLGMPAVPGSSAA, encoded by the coding sequence ATGAGGCTGCCCCGACGGCTGTGCGCCCCCGCGCCCTTCTGGGAGGTCCCCGACCGGATGTACGTGTGCATCTGCAACGAAGTCACCGAGGACGACGTGCACAACTGCATGGCCGCCGGTGCGGGGACGGTCCGGGAGGTCAAGGCGGCGTGCGGCATGAAGCCCGGCTGCGGGGTGTGCACCCGGCGGCTGTATGCCATGGTCCGGGAGAACCGCGCCGCCACGCCGGTGCAGGCCGTCGACGACCTGCCGCCGGTCGAGGAGGCGCCCGCCGATCCGTTCGCTCCCACGCCCATGGCGCCGCTGCAGGGAGTGCAGGTCCCGCTCGGCATGCCTGCCGTTCCGGGCTCGTCGGCCGCATAG
- the bfr gene encoding bacterioferritin → MEGDKEIIALLNEQLTAELTAINQYFLHAKMQQNWGYTRLAKHTRDESFDEMRHAERLTDRILFLEGLPNYQKINPLRIGQTVFEQLEADLAIEMEAVARLRHGIELMRSRGDITSARIFEDILEDEEKHIDYLETELSLVRSLGEQNYLQRLTDSPDDADYGDA, encoded by the coding sequence ATGGAAGGCGACAAGGAGATCATCGCGCTGCTCAACGAGCAGCTCACGGCCGAGCTCACTGCCATCAACCAGTACTTCCTGCATGCCAAGATGCAGCAGAACTGGGGCTACACCAGGCTCGCCAAGCACACCCGGGACGAATCCTTCGACGAGATGCGGCACGCCGAGCGGCTGACCGACCGCATCCTCTTCCTGGAAGGCCTGCCCAACTACCAGAAGATCAACCCGCTGCGCATCGGGCAGACCGTCTTCGAGCAGCTGGAGGCGGACCTGGCGATCGAGATGGAGGCGGTGGCCCGGCTGCGGCACGGCATCGAGCTGATGCGCTCGCGCGGCGACATCACCTCCGCGCGGATCTTCGAAGACATCCTCGAGGACGAGGAAAAGCACATCGACTACCTGGAGACCGAGCTCAGCCTCGTCCGCTCCCTGGGTGAGCAGAACTACCTGCAGCGCCTCACCGACTCCCCGGACGACGCCGACTACGGCGACGCCTGA
- a CDS encoding adenylate/guanylate cyclase domain-containing protein: MTSASGDSGGRPRPEGEEGVLPDPRRFEELLLGGELRYNRVDAIRLGGVTKEFSQRLWRALGYPHLSDDAVAFTDRDIDALCQLRRLMDEGVLDEDGVIRLVRAFGQTMTRLAEWQVDLLTSLTGQDELEPPTPESLRALAELAEKHIDELEPLVVHAWRRQLAAAGTRALALAATAGESDATRPLATVGFADMVSFTQMSRELEEPELARVVERFEETTADVVASRGGRLIKTLGDEVLFSADSPELGGEIALSIAEAIKDETEMPDVRVGVAYGPVLPMRGDVFGTTVNLAARLTSIARPGTVVIDAELAAALEKSEDYTVTRIVRRPARGLGIIQPYVLRRATGR, translated from the coding sequence ATGACGTCCGCGAGCGGCGATAGCGGCGGCCGCCCCCGGCCGGAGGGGGAGGAGGGCGTCCTGCCCGACCCCCGGCGGTTCGAGGAGCTGCTGCTGGGCGGCGAGCTGCGCTACAACCGGGTGGATGCGATCCGCCTCGGCGGGGTGACCAAGGAGTTCTCCCAGCGGCTGTGGCGGGCCTTGGGCTACCCGCACCTGAGCGATGACGCGGTGGCCTTCACCGACCGCGACATCGACGCCCTGTGCCAGCTGCGGCGCCTGATGGACGAGGGCGTGCTGGATGAGGACGGGGTGATCCGCCTGGTGCGCGCCTTCGGCCAGACCATGACCCGCCTGGCCGAATGGCAGGTGGACCTGCTCACCAGCCTGACCGGTCAAGACGAGCTGGAGCCGCCCACCCCCGAGTCGCTGCGCGCGCTGGCCGAGCTGGCCGAAAAGCACATCGATGAGCTGGAACCGCTGGTGGTGCACGCCTGGCGGCGCCAGCTGGCCGCCGCCGGCACCCGCGCGCTGGCGCTGGCCGCCACCGCCGGCGAGTCCGACGCCACCCGCCCGCTGGCCACCGTCGGGTTCGCCGACATGGTCTCCTTCACCCAGATGAGCCGCGAGCTGGAGGAACCGGAGCTGGCCCGGGTGGTGGAGCGCTTTGAGGAGACCACCGCCGACGTGGTGGCCTCCCGCGGCGGGCGCCTGATCAAGACTTTGGGCGATGAGGTGCTCTTCAGCGCCGACTCCCCCGAGCTGGGCGGGGAGATCGCCTTGAGCATCGCCGAGGCCATCAAGGACGAGACCGAGATGCCGGACGTGCGGGTGGGCGTGGCATACGGCCCGGTGCTGCCCATGCGCGGCGACGTCTTCGGCACCACCGTCAATCTGGCCGCCCGGCTGACCTCCATCGCCCGTCCCGGCACGGTCGTCATCGACGCCGAGCTGGCCGCCGCGCTGGAGAAGTCGGAGGATTACACCGTCACCCGCATCGTCCGCCGTCCCGCCCGCGGCCTGGGCATCATCCAGCCCTATGTGCTGCGCCGCGCCACCGGCCGCTGA
- a CDS encoding biotin--[acetyl-CoA-carboxylase] ligase, giving the protein MSESPFTDLARPPLNERALNRMLVRPESLWRRVRVVAETGSTNVDLAEAARRGEPEGAVLVAESQRAGRGRLGRSWTAPPRSGLTFSVLLRPPVEAAALGWLPLLTGLAAAEALRRVTGRVTEDLTEGSARRNGRAAALDVRLKWPNDLMVGDRKLGGILAERVGDAVVMGVGLNVSLREEELPVPTATSLLLEGAAFREREALLRAILRELEDWYRRWTAQGGDAEGSGLRAAYRDLCATLGRQVRVVMPGDQEITGRVADVDAAGCLVVVTPEGEQTVGAGDVVHVR; this is encoded by the coding sequence GTGAGCGAGTCACCCTTCACCGACCTGGCCCGGCCACCGCTGAACGAGCGGGCGCTCAACCGGATGCTGGTGCGGCCCGAGTCGCTGTGGCGGCGGGTGCGGGTCGTCGCCGAGACCGGCTCCACCAACGTCGATCTGGCCGAGGCCGCCCGCCGGGGCGAGCCGGAAGGGGCGGTGCTGGTCGCCGAGTCGCAGCGCGCCGGGCGGGGACGGCTGGGCCGGTCCTGGACGGCGCCGCCGCGCTCGGGCCTGACGTTCTCGGTGCTGCTGCGCCCGCCCGTCGAGGCGGCGGCGCTGGGCTGGCTGCCGCTGCTGACCGGGCTGGCGGCGGCCGAGGCGCTGCGCCGCGTCACCGGCCGCGTCACCGAGGACCTCACCGAGGGTTCCGCGCGGCGGAACGGGCGGGCCGCCGCCTTGGACGTCCGCCTCAAATGGCCCAACGACCTGATGGTGGGCGACCGCAAGCTGGGCGGGATCCTCGCCGAGCGGGTGGGGGACGCCGTGGTCATGGGCGTCGGGCTGAACGTGAGCCTGCGCGAAGAGGAACTGCCGGTGCCGACGGCGACCTCACTGCTGCTGGAGGGCGCCGCCTTCCGGGAACGGGAGGCGTTGCTGCGGGCGATCCTGCGCGAGCTGGAGGACTGGTACCGGCGGTGGACGGCGCAGGGCGGCGACGCAGAGGGCAGCGGCCTGCGCGCCGCCTACCGGGACCTGTGCGCCACGCTGGGCCGGCAGGTCCGCGTCGTGATGCCCGGCGACCAGGAGATCACCGGCCGTGTCGCCGACGTCGATGCCGCCGGCTGTCTGGTGGTGGTCACGCCGGAGGGCGAGCAGACGGTCGGGGCCGGCGATGTGGTGCACGTTCGGTGA
- a CDS encoding phosphoenolpyruvate carboxylase → MRDSAAGQVPSEQRKALREEMPEPLRRDVRLLGAMLGEILVEYGGPDLLEDVERLRHAVIDARQGRVSIDEAAALVAGWDLERAELVARAFTVYFHLTNLAEEHHRIRALRERDTDPAHPVSGSLAAAVAQIRGTGEHRLAQVLDGLEFRPVFTAHPTEARRRAVVTAIMRISALLQDFNDPRKGAAERDEIRRQLREEIDLLWRTALRRHTQMDPLDEVRTAMAAFDETIFRVVPQLYRALDSALDVGASGPASGARPPRAHAYLRFGSWIGGDRDGNPYVTAQITREAVLIQSDHVLRALENACTRIGRRLTVSSATTPPSAALRNALDAARTAYPLLIAELAKRSPEEPHRQYLLYVAERIAATRARHADMAYRSPEELLADLRLVQESLAGAGAVRQAYGELQHLIWQTETFGFHLAELEIRQHSQVHEKALAEVRAGGALSEMTEEVLDTLRVVSWIQRRFGVRACHRYVVSFTRSADDIAAVYELAESLGDHAPVLDVVPLFETGEDLDRAPSVLEGMLKLPAVQRRLAETGRRLEVMLGYSDSAKQLGPTSATLRLYDAQAALAAWAARNGITLTLFHGRGGSLGRGGGPANRAILAQAPGSVNGRFKVTEQGEVIFARYGQREIAKRHIEQVTNAIMLASTPAVEARAHEAAVRFRPLADRISAAAQAAFRALIETEGFAEWFARVSPLEEISRLRIGSRPARRTATRSLEDLRAIPWVFAWTQTRVNLPGWYGLGSGLEAVLGGGDDEAGLAELQEAYRSWPLFAVMLDNAEMSLAKADRAIAERYLALGGRPELTERVLAEYDRTRSLVLAVTGHRRLLENRRVLSRAVELRNPYVDALSLLQLRALTALREGVADDAERARLEELLLLSVNGVAAGLQNTG, encoded by the coding sequence ATGCGCGACTCGGCCGCCGGCCAGGTCCCCTCGGAGCAACGCAAAGCGCTGCGCGAGGAAATGCCCGAGCCGCTGCGGCGGGACGTCCGGCTGCTGGGCGCCATGCTGGGCGAGATCCTCGTCGAGTACGGCGGCCCGGATCTGCTGGAGGACGTGGAGCGGCTGCGGCACGCCGTCATCGACGCCCGCCAGGGCCGCGTCTCCATCGACGAGGCCGCCGCGCTGGTGGCCGGCTGGGACCTGGAGCGCGCCGAGCTGGTCGCGCGGGCCTTCACCGTCTACTTCCACCTGACCAACCTGGCCGAGGAGCACCACCGCATCCGCGCCCTGCGCGAGCGGGACACCGACCCGGCCCACCCGGTCTCCGGCTCGCTGGCGGCGGCGGTGGCGCAGATCCGCGGCACCGGCGAGCACCGCCTGGCGCAGGTGCTGGACGGGCTGGAGTTCCGGCCGGTCTTCACCGCCCACCCCACCGAGGCCCGCCGCCGCGCCGTGGTCACCGCGATCATGCGGATCAGCGCGCTGCTGCAGGACTTCAACGACCCCCGCAAGGGCGCCGCCGAGCGGGACGAGATCCGCCGGCAGCTGCGCGAGGAGATCGACCTGCTGTGGCGCACCGCGCTGCGCCGCCACACCCAGATGGACCCGCTGGATGAGGTCCGCACCGCGATGGCGGCCTTCGACGAGACCATCTTCCGGGTCGTCCCGCAGCTGTACCGCGCCCTCGACAGCGCCCTGGACGTGGGGGCGAGCGGCCCGGCCAGCGGCGCCCGCCCGCCCCGCGCCCACGCCTACCTGCGCTTCGGCAGCTGGATCGGCGGCGACCGGGACGGCAACCCGTATGTGACCGCGCAGATCACCCGCGAGGCGGTGCTGATCCAGTCCGACCACGTGCTGCGCGCCCTGGAGAACGCCTGCACCCGCATCGGCCGCCGGCTGACCGTCAGCTCCGCCACCACCCCGCCGTCGGCCGCGCTGCGCAACGCGCTGGACGCCGCCCGCACCGCCTACCCCCTGCTGATCGCCGAGCTGGCCAAGCGCTCCCCGGAGGAGCCGCACCGCCAGTACCTGCTGTATGTGGCCGAGCGCATCGCCGCCACGCGCGCCCGGCACGCCGACATGGCCTACCGCTCCCCGGAGGAGCTGCTGGCCGACCTGCGCCTGGTGCAGGAGTCGCTGGCCGGCGCCGGGGCCGTCCGGCAGGCCTACGGGGAGCTGCAGCACCTGATCTGGCAGACCGAGACGTTCGGGTTCCACCTGGCCGAGCTGGAGATCCGCCAGCACTCGCAGGTGCACGAAAAGGCCCTGGCCGAGGTCCGGGCGGGCGGGGCGCTCAGCGAGATGACCGAGGAGGTCCTCGACACCCTCCGCGTCGTCTCCTGGATCCAGCGGCGCTTCGGGGTGCGGGCCTGCCACCGCTATGTGGTCTCCTTCACCCGCTCGGCCGACGACATCGCCGCCGTCTACGAGCTGGCCGAATCCCTGGGCGACCACGCCCCCGTCCTGGACGTGGTGCCCTTGTTCGAAACCGGCGAGGACCTGGACCGGGCCCCGTCGGTGCTGGAGGGCATGCTCAAGCTGCCGGCGGTGCAGCGCCGGCTGGCCGAGACCGGGCGGCGGCTGGAGGTCATGCTCGGCTACTCGGACTCGGCCAAGCAGCTCGGCCCCACCAGCGCCACGCTGCGGCTGTATGACGCGCAGGCGGCGCTGGCGGCCTGGGCCGCCCGCAACGGCATCACCCTCACCCTCTTCCACGGCCGCGGCGGCTCGCTGGGCCGCGGCGGCGGCCCGGCCAACCGGGCGATCCTGGCGCAGGCGCCCGGCTCGGTGAACGGCCGGTTCAAGGTCACCGAGCAGGGCGAGGTCATCTTCGCCCGCTACGGCCAGCGCGAGATCGCCAAGCGGCACATCGAACAGGTCACCAACGCGATCATGCTGGCCTCCACTCCGGCGGTGGAGGCCCGCGCCCACGAGGCCGCCGTGCGCTTCCGCCCGCTGGCCGACCGGATCAGCGCCGCCGCCCAGGCCGCCTTCCGCGCCCTGATCGAGACCGAGGGCTTCGCCGAGTGGTTCGCCCGGGTCAGCCCGCTGGAGGAGATCTCCCGGCTGCGCATCGGCTCCCGTCCGGCGCGCCGCACCGCCACCCGCAGCCTGGAGGACCTGCGCGCCATCCCCTGGGTGTTCGCCTGGACCCAGACCCGGGTCAACCTGCCCGGCTGGTACGGGCTGGGCAGCGGCCTGGAGGCGGTGCTCGGCGGCGGGGACGACGAGGCGGGGCTGGCGGAGCTGCAGGAGGCCTACCGGTCCTGGCCGCTGTTTGCGGTGATGCTCGACAACGCCGAGATGAGCCTGGCCAAGGCCGACCGCGCCATCGCCGAGCGCTACCTGGCGCTGGGCGGCCGTCCGGAGCTGACCGAGCGGGTGCTGGCCGAGTACGACCGCACCCGCTCCCTGGTGCTGGCGGTCACCGGGCACCGGCGGCTGCTGGAGAACCGGCGGGTGCTCTCCCGCGCGGTCGAACTGCGCAACCCCTATGTGGACGCCCTGTCGCTGCTGCAGCTGCGGGCGCTGACCGCGCTGCGGGAGGGCGTGGCCGACGACGCCGAACGCGCCCGCCTGGAGGAGCTGCTGCTGCTGTCGGTCAACGGCGTGGCCGCCGGGCTGCAGAACACCGGCTGA
- a CDS encoding acyl-CoA carboxylase subunit beta, translated as MAMHAPEPTGDIDIHTTAGKIADLERRRYEAVHAGSAKAVEKQHAKGKMTARERIDALLDPGSFVEFDELARHRSTNFGMDKHRPYGDGVVTGYGTIDGRHVAVFSQDFTVSGGSLGEVFGEKICKVMDHALKTGCPVIGINDSGGARIQEGVVALGLYAEIFKRNVHASGVIPQISLIMGPCAGGAVYSPAITDFIVMVDKTSHMFITGPDVIKTVTGETVTMEELGGAHTHNTKSGVAHYQAADEEDAFEYVKALLSYLPSNNMSDPPSYDVQADPTEPDPELDTLIPDSANQPYDMHTVIEHVLDDGDFLEIQPLYAPNIIVGFGRVEGRSVGVVANQPMQFAGTLDIAASEKAARFVRTCDAFNIPVLTFVDVPGFLPGTDQEYGGIIRRGAKLLYAYAEATVPLVTVITRKAYGGAYDVMGSKHLGADINLAWPTAQIAVMGAQGAVNILYRRELAAAEDPEALRARLITEYEDTLANPYIAAERGYVDAVIKPSETRGHVIRALRALRDKRASLPPKKHGNIPL; from the coding sequence ATGGCGATGCATGCTCCCGAGCCCACGGGCGATATCGACATCCACACCACCGCCGGCAAGATCGCGGATTTGGAGCGCCGCAGGTACGAGGCGGTGCACGCCGGTTCGGCCAAAGCGGTGGAAAAGCAGCACGCCAAGGGCAAGATGACCGCCCGGGAGCGGATCGACGCGCTGCTGGACCCGGGGTCCTTCGTGGAATTCGACGAGCTGGCCCGGCACCGTTCCACCAACTTCGGGATGGACAAGCACCGTCCCTACGGCGACGGCGTCGTCACCGGCTACGGCACCATCGACGGCCGGCACGTGGCGGTCTTCAGCCAGGACTTCACCGTCTCCGGCGGGTCGCTGGGCGAGGTCTTCGGCGAAAAGATCTGCAAGGTCATGGACCACGCCCTCAAGACCGGCTGCCCGGTGATCGGGATCAACGACTCCGGCGGCGCCCGCATCCAGGAGGGCGTGGTGGCCCTCGGCCTGTATGCGGAGATCTTCAAGCGCAACGTGCACGCCTCCGGCGTGATCCCGCAGATCTCGCTGATCATGGGGCCGTGCGCGGGCGGCGCGGTCTACTCCCCCGCCATCACCGACTTCATCGTGATGGTCGACAAGACCTCGCACATGTTCATCACCGGCCCGGATGTGATCAAGACCGTCACCGGTGAGACCGTCACCATGGAGGAGCTGGGCGGCGCCCACACCCACAACACCAAGTCGGGGGTGGCGCACTACCAGGCGGCCGACGAAGAGGACGCCTTCGAATACGTCAAGGCGCTGCTGTCGTACCTGCCGTCCAACAACATGTCCGACCCGCCCTCCTACGACGTGCAGGCCGACCCCACCGAGCCAGACCCGGAGCTGGACACGCTGATCCCGGACTCGGCCAACCAGCCCTACGACATGCACACCGTCATCGAGCACGTCCTCGACGACGGGGACTTCCTGGAGATCCAGCCGCTGTATGCGCCCAACATCATCGTCGGCTTCGGCCGGGTGGAGGGCCGCTCGGTGGGCGTGGTCGCCAACCAGCCGATGCAGTTCGCCGGCACCCTCGACATCGCCGCCTCCGAGAAGGCGGCCCGGTTCGTGCGCACCTGCGACGCCTTCAACATCCCGGTGCTGACCTTCGTGGACGTGCCCGGCTTCCTGCCCGGCACCGACCAGGAGTACGGCGGCATCATCCGGCGCGGCGCCAAGCTGCTGTACGCCTACGCCGAGGCCACCGTCCCGCTGGTCACCGTGATCACCCGCAAGGCCTACGGCGGCGCCTACGACGTCATGGGCTCCAAGCACCTGGGCGCCGACATCAACCTGGCCTGGCCGACCGCGCAGATCGCGGTGATGGGCGCCCAGGGCGCGGTCAACATCCTCTACCGCCGGGAGCTGGCCGCCGCCGAGGACCCCGAGGCGCTGCGCGCCCGGCTGATCACCGAGTACGAGGACACGCTGGCCAACCCCTACATCGCCGCCGAGCGGGGCTATGTGGACGCGGTGATCAAGCCGTCGGAGACGCGGGGCCATGTGATCCGGGCGCTGCGGGCGCTGCGCGACAAGCGGGCCTCGCTGCCGCCCAAGAAGCACGGCAACATTCCGCTGTGA
- a CDS encoding acyl-CoA carboxylase subunit epsilon, giving the protein MSAEGRPFLQVIRGDATAEEVAALVAVLSARAAAAARSAAAPARRSGWADRSRMMRRPLPHGPGAWRAAVLPH; this is encoded by the coding sequence ATGAGCGCTGAGGGCAGGCCGTTCCTTCAGGTCATCCGAGGCGACGCCACCGCGGAGGAGGTCGCCGCCCTGGTGGCGGTGCTGTCGGCGCGGGCCGCGGCGGCCGCGCGGTCCGCCGCCGCTCCGGCCCGCCGCTCGGGCTGGGCCGACCGGTCCCGGATGATGCGCCGGCCGCTGCCGCACGGCCCCGGAGCCTGGCGGGCCGCCGTCCTGCCGCACTGA